One part of the Ursus arctos isolate Adak ecotype North America unplaced genomic scaffold, UrsArc2.0 scaffold_14, whole genome shotgun sequence genome encodes these proteins:
- the LOC113249240 gene encoding olfactory receptor-like protein OLF4, producing MGPSNETQISNFLLLGFSEGPELQPLIFGFFLSMYLITVFGNLLLILAVSSDSHLHTPMYFFLANLSFVDICFTSTTVPKMLWNIQTQSKVITYAGCITQIYFLILFAGLDVFLLSVMAYDRFVAICHPLHYTVIMNPRLCGVLVLVSWIMCVLNSLLQSLMMLRFSFCTHFQIPHFFCELHQMIQLACSDTFLNNVVMYFAAVLLGGGPFAGILYSYSKIVSSILGISSAQGKYKAFSTCASHLSVVSLFYSTILGVYLSSAATQSSHASAVASVMYTVVTPMLNPFVYSLRNRDIKRALKGIIWLPVM from the coding sequence ATGGGACCGAGCAATGAAACACAAATTTCAaactttcttcttctgggattttcagagggaccagaactgcagcccctcatatTCGGGTTTTTCCTCTctatgtacctgatcactgtgtttggaaacctgctcctcatcctggccgtcagctcagactcccacctccacacccccatgtacttcttcctggccaacctgtcctttgtagacatctgctTCACCTCCACcactgtccccaagatgctgtggaacattcagactcagagcaaagtcataACCTATGCAGGCTGCATTACTCAGATTTATTTCCTCATACTCTTTGCCGGGTTGGATGTCTTTCTCCTGAGTGTGATGGCCTATGAtcgctttgtggccatctgtcaccccctgcactacacggtcATCATGAACCCACGGCTGTGTGGAgtgctggttctggtgtcctggatcatgTGTGTCCTGAATTCCTTGTTACAAAGTTTAATGATGTTGCGGTTTTCGTTCTGTACCCACTTCcaaatcccccactttttttgTGAACTCCATCAGATgatccaacttgcctgttctgacacctttcttAATAACGTGGTGATGTATTTTGCAGCTGTCCTGCTGGGTGGTGGGCCTTTTGCTGGGATCCTTTACTCTTATtctaagatagtttcctccataCTTGGGATCTcctcagctcagggcaagtataaagcattttccacctgtgcgtCTCACCTTTctgttgtctccttattttattctacaatcctaggagtgtaccttagctctgctgctacccagagctcccacgcaagtgcagtggcctcagtgatgtacacggtggtcacccccatgctgaaccccttcgtctacagcctgaggaacagagacataaagagggctctgaaGGGAATCATTTGGCTTCCAGTGATGTAA
- the LOC113249244 gene encoding olfactory receptor 7A17-like, with product MEPENDTQISEFFLLGFSEKPELQPLIFGLFLSMYLITVFGNLLIILAISTDPNLHTPMYFFLANLSFVDICFTSNTIPKMLWNIQTQSKVITYAGCVTQIYFLILFAVLDVFLLSVMAYDRFVAICHPLHYTVIMNPRLCGLLVLVSWIMCVLNSLLQSLMMLRLSFCSHLHIPHFFCELNEMVQLACSDTFLNNLVMYFAAVLLGGGPFAGILYSYSKIVSSIRRISSAQGKYKAFSTCASHLSVVCLFYCTMLGVYLSSAATQSSHASAVASVMYTVVTPMLNPFIYSLRNRDIKRGLKRIIGVPVM from the coding sequence atggaaccagaaaatgatacacaaatttctgaattttttcttctgggattttcagagaaaccagaactgcagcccctcatatttgggcttttcctctccatgtacctgatcactgtgtttggaaatcTGCTCATTATCTTGGCCATTAGCACAGACCCcaacctccacacccccatgtacttctttctggccaacctgtcctttgtagacatctgctTCACCTCCAacaccatccccaagatgctgtggaacatccagactcagagcaaagtcataACCTATGCAGGCTGTGTCACACAGATTTATTTCCTCATACTCTTTGCCGTGTTGGACGTCTTTCTCCTGagtgtgatggcctatgaccggtttgtggccatctgtcaccccctgcactacacagtcatcatgaacccacggctctgtggactgctggttctggtgtcctggatcatgTGTGTCCTGAATTCCTTGTTACAAAGTTTAATGATGTTGAGACTTTCCTTCTGTTCACACTTGCACATCCCCCACTTTTTTTGTGAACTCAATGAGATGGTCCAACTCGcctgttctgacacctttcttAATAACTTGGTGATGTATTTTGCAGCTGTCCTGCTGGGTGGGGGTCCTTTTGCTGGGATCCTTTACTCTTATTCTAAGATAGTTTCTTCCATACGTAGaatctcatcagctcagggcaagtataaagcattttccacctgtgcatctcacctctccgttgtctgtttattttattgCACGATGCTCGGTGTGTACCTGAGCTCTGCTGccacccagagctcccacgcaagtgccgtggcctcggtgatgtacacggtggtcacccccatgctgaaccccttcatctacagcctgaggaacagagacataaagagggGTTTGAAAAGAATCATTGGGGTTCCAGTGATGTGA